One Solanum lycopersicum chromosome 4, SLM_r2.1 DNA window includes the following coding sequences:
- the CYP736A1 gene encoding cytochrome P450 71AU50, producing MTLLWAILVVGLSVYALYELLNIHKRKRYPPGPTGLPILGHLHLLGKNPHKDLQNLAKKHGPIMYMRLGLVPTIIASSADAAEKVLKTYDHIFASRPHHEASQHLAYGQKNLVFAKYDVYWRNIRKLCTVHLLSNQKIHSFQSMRKQEVELLIESLKQEARDRVVIDLSAKVTSLNANLTCLMVFGKKYMDEDLDKRGFKAIVQDVVHLAGMPNLGDFFPFLGAIDLQGITRKLKDLSKVFDEFLEKIIDEHVYAHEHKQNKDFVDTMMDIMQSGDAKFQFDRHHIKAILFDMLIAAMDTTASSTEWILTELLRHPQVMKELQKELQEVVGLDRMVEESDLENLKYLDMVVKEGLRLHPVAPLFYHESIEDCVVDGFHIQKGTRIIINCYAIHMDPNVWPDPEKFLPERFVGSSVDFRGRDFQLVPFGSGRRSCPGMQLAVMVVRLVVAQLVHCFEWELPNGIESCDLDIDEKFGIVTCREKPLLAIPTYKLNK from the exons ATGACTTTGCTATGGGCAATTCTAGTGGTTGGTCTATCTGTATATGCCTTGTATGAGCTGCTAAACATTCACAAGAGAAAAAGGTATCCTCCAGGTCCAACAGGGCTTCCCATTTTAGGACATCTTCATTTGTTAGGCAAAAATCCACACAAAGATTTACAAAATCTAGCCAAAAAACATGGTCCTATTATGTATATGAGACTAGGGCTAGTACCTACAATCATTGCCTCATCTGCTGATGCAGCCGAGAAGGTCCTCAAGACATATGATCACATCTTTGCTAGTAGGCCTCATCATGAGGCATCTCAACATTTGGCTTATGGCCAAAAGAATTTGGTTTTTGCAAAGTATGATGTGTATTGGCGCAACATAAGAAAATTGTGCACAGTGCACCTTTTGAGCAATCAAAAGATCCATTCATTTCAATCCATGAGAAAACAAGAGGTTGAACTTCTTATTGAGTCGCTTAAACAGGAAGCTCGTGATCGCGTAGTTATTGATCTTAGTGCAAAGGTTACGTCCTTGAATGCTAACTTGACTTGCTTAATGGTGTTTGGAAAGAAGTACATGGATGAGGACTTGGACAAGAGGGGATTCAAAGCTATTGTTCAAGATGTCGTGCATTTAGCAGGTATGCCAAATCTTGGTGATTTTTTCCCCTTCCTTGGTGCTATTGATCTCCAAGGTATCACTCGCAAGCTCAAGGATCTTTCAAAGGTGTTTGATGAGTTCCTGGAGAAGATTATTGATGAACATGTTTACGCTCATGAACATAAGCAAAACAAGGACTTTGTGGACACCATGATGGACATAATGCAATCTGGAGATGCAAAATTTCAGTTTGACCGTCATCACATAAAAGCTATCCTTTTT GACATGCTTATAGCTGCAATGGACACTACAGCATCATCAACAGAATGGATACTCACCGAACTTCTTAGGCACCCCCAAGTGATGAAGGAACTCCAAAAGGAGTTGCAAGAAGTGGTAGGCCTCGATAGAATGGTGGAAGAATCCGACCTGGAGAATTTAAAGTACTTAGACATGGTTGTAAAAGAGGGCCTGAGGCTGCATCCTGTAGCGCCACTATTTTATCACGAGTCCATAGAAGATTGTGTAGTCGATGGTTTCCACATACAAAAGGGAACCAGAATCATAATAAATTGTTACGCGATTCATATGGATCCAAATGTTTGGCCTGATCCTGAGAAGTTTTTGCCTGAGAGATTTGTTGGGAGCAGTGTAGATTTTCGTGGACGGGACTTCCAACTTGTACCATTTGGCTCTGGGAGAAGAAGCTGCCCTGGAATGCAGTTGGCAGTTATGGTCGTCCGCCTTGTGGTGGCACAATTGGTTCATTGCTTTGAGTGGGAGCTTCCAAATGGTATTGAGTCTTGTGATTTAGATATTGATGAGAAGTTTGGGATAGTAACATGTAGAGAAAAACCTTTGCTGGCTATTCCTACATATAAGCTAAACAAATGA